Proteins from a single region of Hermetia illucens chromosome 3, iHerIll2.2.curated.20191125, whole genome shotgun sequence:
- the LOC119652170 gene encoding tigger transposable element-derived protein 1-like, with protein sequence MDQGVIATFKAYYLHRAFRQWVERLDDIIGLDKDRKLSIKGIWKNFHILKTVEIIEASWQEVTSGTVNKAGRKIWPKAIESPSGIDIDSDAEINREILEIAKTIGFDEIDEEDIFGVINTLEVPLSNEELLNIVTDDTKLVQQNLDKGGKEFPTRKIPKFLDHSEKALEYLEDERDNERRQTVSLSISKSVECYRELYKSRKLEASQTTLSKFLKPSTSGTASQLQTSAGIHRDLSSIISLMGGS encoded by the coding sequence ATGGACCAAGGTGTAATTGCTACCTTTAAAGCATACTATCTGCACCGAGCCTTCAGGCAATGGGTGGAACGTTTAGACGATATAATAGGAttggataaagataggaaaTTATCAATTAAGGGAATCTGGAAAAATTTTCATATTCTCAAGACTGTTGAAATTATCGAAGCTTCTTGGCAAGAGGTAACTAGTGGCACAGTGAACAAAGCCGGGCGTAAAATCTGGCCAAAAGCGATTGAGTCTCCTTCTGGCATTGATATCGACAGCGATGCAGAAATCAACAGAGAAATTCTTGAGATTGCGAAAACTATAGGCTttgacgaaattgatgaagaggatATATTTGGCGTAATTAATACTCTTGAagtgccactttccaacgaagaATTGTTGAATATTGTAACAGATGACACAAAATTGGTACAACAAAATTTAGACAAGGGAGGAAAAGAGTTTCCAACCAGAAAAATTCCCAAATTTTTGGACCACAGTGAGAAGGCGTTGGAGTATTTGGAGGATGAACGAGACAATGAAAGAAGGCAGACGGTGTCCCTTTCAATAAGTAAAAGCGTTGAATGTTATCGGGAATTGTACAAATCGAGAAAACTTGAAGCAAGTCAGACAACtttaagtaaatttttaaaaccgTCAACATCTGGGACAGCTTCTCAACTGCAAACCTCAGCAGGGATTCATCGTGATTTGTCATCAATCATCAGTTTAATGGGAGGCTCTTAA